A stretch of Mycobacterium sp. ITM-2016-00316 DNA encodes these proteins:
- a CDS encoding DMT family transporter, producing MIDQLLVVVFALCAAIFAAVGIVVRQRATIDVPEEYGVSTVMLATLLRRPLWWAGTAAAVAGFVFQALALDNGSLIVVQPLLVSALLFALPLSARLAHRRVSRGAWLWALLLTVSLAIFILLAHPRVSDQVAPVPTIAVVAAVCSVVVLGAVVIAVRRKGWQRAVPLAVAVGVLFGLVAVLTKMLMHELDRHSVAEVLSTPLPYALVLLGVLATLLQQSAFHAGSLQTSVPTMLVIEPMAAVLLGVFLLGETLTANRWESVVLTVAVFAMTAATIALGRDEGAYEAELEATSRTA from the coding sequence GTGATCGATCAGCTGCTCGTCGTCGTCTTCGCCCTGTGCGCAGCCATTTTCGCGGCCGTCGGCATCGTGGTGCGCCAGCGCGCGACGATCGATGTGCCGGAGGAGTACGGGGTCAGCACGGTCATGCTGGCCACCCTGCTGCGTCGTCCGCTGTGGTGGGCCGGTACCGCCGCGGCGGTGGCCGGCTTCGTGTTCCAGGCCCTGGCTCTGGACAACGGATCTCTGATCGTGGTGCAGCCACTGCTGGTGTCGGCGCTGCTGTTCGCGCTGCCGCTGAGCGCCCGGTTGGCGCACCGCCGGGTCAGCAGGGGCGCCTGGTTGTGGGCGCTGCTACTGACGGTGTCGCTGGCGATCTTCATCCTGCTCGCCCATCCGCGGGTGAGCGACCAGGTGGCCCCGGTGCCCACCATCGCGGTGGTGGCCGCGGTGTGCTCGGTGGTGGTGCTCGGTGCTGTGGTGATCGCGGTGCGCCGGAAGGGCTGGCAGCGCGCGGTGCCGCTGGCCGTCGCCGTCGGTGTGTTGTTCGGCCTGGTCGCGGTGCTCACCAAGATGCTCATGCACGAGCTGGACCGGCATTCGGTCGCCGAGGTGTTGTCGACTCCGCTGCCGTACGCGCTGGTTTTGCTCGGCGTGCTCGCGACCCTGCTGCAGCAGTCCGCGTTCCACGCCGGATCGCTGCAGACCTCGGTGCCCACCATGCTGGTGATCGAACCGATGGCCGCCGTGCTGCTGGGGGTGTTCCTGCTCGGCGAGACGCTCACCGCGAACCGGTGGGAGTCGGTGGTGCTGACCGTCGCGGTGTTCGCCATGACCGCGGCCACCATCGCGCTCGGGCGTGACGAAGGCGCCTATGAGGCCGAGTTGGAAGCCACGTC